In Aspergillus flavus chromosome 3, complete sequence, one genomic interval encodes:
- a CDS encoding putative mitochondrial carrier protein (hypothetical protein Ao3042_06802), with product MPEYAVSYNPELDTYSLYQRYEEPRPNKDWKTAALRGPALPALGNAAAGAVGAAISNVATYPLSLIIARLQTQNQRNPKKTAKTKAKGEGEETEGQDKDTEDSNEEEEEEYTGILDAARKIYAKEGLGNLYTGLAQDTIKTVADSFLFFLAYGFFRQRRINARYGPARKGGKQVVLPILDELAVGVLAGAFAKLFTTPLANIVARKQTSKISASTRDIAARIRAEKGIKGFWSGYSASLILTLNPSITFFLNEFLKYSLFPRDKRGKPSAATTFLLAAISKSAASSITYPISMAKTRAQVTGSSTAPSTDNGGKDDSDEGLSLMPPIISNVVSIARTEGIQALYAGLPAEVLKGFFSHGFTMLAKDAVYSIIVQSYYLLLIALRRYPTPDELIERARQQAEEWAEAAREGARDLAEKVKDTDANVLDHNAGNVAVEMSSSGPVPPTLDLPEGNETAELVGDYVEDEATEWRSLYHWFWEKERYGKE from the exons ATGCCCGAGTACGCGGTGTCATATAACCCTGAGTTG GATACCTATTCCCTTTACCAGCGATACGAAGAACCCCGACCGAACAAAGACTGGAAAACAGCCGCCCTCCGTGGcccagctcttccagctcttggGAATGCAGCCGCTGGTGCCGTGGGAGCGGCTATATCGAATGTCGCTACGTACCCGCTAAGTCTTATCATTGCCCGACTGCAAACACAGAACCAACGCAACCCCAAAAAGACAGCGAAGACTAAGGCCAAGggtgaaggggaggagacgGAAGGTCAGGACAAAGACACGGAAGACAGtaatgaagaggaggaggaagaatacACCGGCATTCTCGACGCAGCACGCAAAATCTACGCCAAAGAAGGACTTGGAAACTTGTACACCGGTCTTGCTCAAGACACAATCAAAACCGTAGCCGACTCGTTCCTGTTCTTCCTGGCGTACGGATTCTTCAGACAGCGGAGGATTAACGCCCGGTATGGTCCCGCCCGGAAAGGCGGCAAGCAGGTCGTTCTACCTATATTGGACGAACTAGCTGTCGGTGTTTTAGCGGGCGCGTTTGCGAAACTGTTCACAACACCGTTGGCTAATATCGTGGCGCGGAAGCAGACCTCGAAGATTTCGGCCAGCACTAGAGATATTGCTGCTCGTATTCGAGCGGAGAAGGGGATCAAAGGTTTCTGGTCGGGGTACTCGGCTTCACTTATCCTTACGCTGAATCCGTCCATTACATTCTTCCTAAATGAGTTCTTAAAGTATAGCCTTTTCCCACGGGATAAGCGCGGAAAGCCATCCGCGGCTACTACCTTCCTGTTAGCTGCTATCAGCAAGTCGGCTGCGTCGTCAATCACGTATCCGATTTCTATGGCTAAGACTCGAGCGCAAGTCACCGGCTCGAGCACCGCCCCTTCAACTGATAATGGGGGAAAAGATGACTCCGACGAGGGACTGTCATTGATGCCACCCATTATTTCTAATGTGGTTAGTATAGCCCGTACGGAAGGCATTCAAGCTCTCTACGCAGGCCTGCCAGCAGAAGTACTCAAaggcttcttctcccacgGGTTCACCATGCTCGCAAAGGACGCAGTATACTCCATCATTGTACAGAGCTACTATCTTCTCCTCATTGCTCTGCGACGATACCCTACACCAGATGAATTGATCGAACGAGCCCGCCAACAAGCTGAGGAATGGGCCGAAGCTGCCCGGGAAGGTGCTCGCGACCTCGCAGAGAAAGTCAAGGATACGGATGCCAACGTCCTGGATCACAATGCGGGCAATGTAGCTGTCGAAATGAGCTCTAGCGGCCCCGTACCCCCAACGCTAGACCTGCCGGAGGGAAATGAGACGGCAGAGTTGGTGGGAGATTatgtggaagatgaagcGACTGAGTGGAGGAGCTTATACCATTGGTtctgggagaaggagaggtaTGGCAAGGAGTAG